A stretch of the Kushneria konosiri genome encodes the following:
- the nhaC gene encoding Na+/H+ antiporter NhaC, translating to MAFLSRHEADTSSPRAPGMLDALFPIVAVIVMLALSVTLFGADSSSGPTQIALILGAMLAAIVGLKNGHQWQAIEEGINRGIHLSLGAILILLSVGAMIGTWTMGGVVPTMIYYGLEILSPHYFYATACLLCALVSVSVGSSWTVAGTIGIGLIGIANGLGLSSAITAGAIISGGYFGDKMSPLSDTTNLAPASAEAELFAHIRHMLWTTTPSLILALIAFLMLGLGGPDQVATPERITDIQQTLSDHFTISAWLLLPLLALLVMAWKQMPAFPTIFIGAMLGVLFALIFQRDAVIGLADTPSLANAMALLKGSWIALYDGYSAHTGNEAIDALLTNGGMDSMLTTVWLILSAMTFGGVIERLGLLERAVSGLLRVARSTSSLIISTLATGLATNIVTGDQYLSVVLPGRIYKAEFQRRRLKPVNLSRALEDSGTITSPLIPWNSCGAYMAATLGVATLSYAPFAFFNLINLGIAVLYALVGFRVTRMSEDDQPASEAELPTLSDGQIIDDQYEAGTGRA from the coding sequence ATGGCTTTCCTTTCCCGTCACGAGGCCGATACTTCCTCGCCACGTGCCCCCGGCATGCTGGATGCACTTTTCCCCATTGTGGCCGTCATTGTCATGCTGGCACTGAGCGTGACGCTGTTTGGCGCGGACTCCTCCAGCGGTCCGACCCAGATCGCACTGATTCTGGGGGCCATGCTGGCCGCTATCGTGGGTCTGAAAAACGGCCATCAGTGGCAGGCCATAGAAGAGGGCATCAACCGCGGCATTCATCTCTCGCTCGGGGCGATCCTGATTTTGCTGTCAGTCGGCGCCATGATCGGCACCTGGACGATGGGGGGCGTGGTGCCGACGATGATCTATTACGGACTCGAGATCCTCTCCCCTCACTACTTCTACGCCACGGCCTGTCTGCTGTGCGCGCTGGTCTCGGTGTCGGTCGGCAGCTCCTGGACGGTGGCCGGCACCATCGGCATTGGCCTGATCGGCATCGCCAACGGGCTGGGACTGTCGAGCGCGATCACGGCTGGCGCCATCATTTCCGGTGGCTATTTCGGCGACAAGATGTCGCCGCTGTCCGACACTACCAATCTGGCCCCCGCTTCGGCCGAGGCCGAGCTGTTCGCCCATATCCGCCATATGCTCTGGACCACCACGCCGAGTCTCATTCTGGCGCTGATCGCCTTTTTGATGCTGGGGCTGGGCGGCCCCGACCAGGTGGCCACGCCCGAACGCATCACCGATATTCAGCAGACCCTGAGCGACCACTTCACCATCAGCGCCTGGCTACTTCTGCCGCTGCTGGCGCTTTTGGTCATGGCCTGGAAACAGATGCCGGCGTTTCCGACCATCTTTATCGGCGCCATGCTGGGGGTACTGTTTGCCCTGATCTTTCAGCGCGACGCCGTGATCGGGCTGGCCGACACGCCTTCGCTGGCAAATGCCATGGCCCTTTTGAAGGGCAGCTGGATTGCGCTCTACGACGGCTACAGCGCCCATACGGGCAACGAGGCAATCGATGCGCTACTCACCAACGGTGGCATGGACAGCATGCTGACCACGGTCTGGCTGATCCTGTCGGCCATGACCTTTGGCGGCGTCATTGAACGTCTGGGGCTTTTGGAGCGCGCAGTCAGCGGTCTTCTGCGCGTGGCGCGCAGCACCTCGTCCCTGATCATCTCGACGCTGGCCACAGGGCTTGCCACCAACATCGTGACCGGCGATCAGTATCTTTCCGTGGTGCTGCCCGGGCGTATCTACAAGGCCGAGTTTCAGCGTCGCCGGCTCAAGCCGGTCAATCTGTCGCGGGCGCTGGAGGACTCCGGCACAATCACCTCACCGCTGATCCCGTGGAACAGCTGCGGCGCCTACATGGCGGCAACGCTGGGGGTGGCCACGCTGAGCTATGCGCCCTTCGCCTTTTTCAATCTGATCAATTTGGGGATTGCCGTGCTCTATGCCCTGGTCGGCTTTCGCGTCACGCGC